In Mongoliitalea daihaiensis, one DNA window encodes the following:
- a CDS encoding LuxR C-terminal-related transcriptional regulator has translation MLPSIMLTFMGFGASWVYVGAMKQAYKKVLVGQLDNKDSQLDLQAKLETLSRNEREVLNLILQHKSNQQISDELFFSSSTLKSYIDYRK, from the coding sequence ATGCTTCCAAGTATCATGCTCACATTTATGGGTTTCGGCGCATCTTGGGTATATGTAGGGGCCATGAAACAGGCTTACAAAAAAGTTCTCGTCGGCCAACTGGACAATAAGGACTCCCAACTCGACCTCCAAGCCAAACTCGAAACTCTCTCCCGTAACGAACGGGAAGTGCTCAACCTTATCCTTCAACACAAAAGCAACCAACAAATCAGTGACGAGCTATTTTTTTCCTCCAGCACGCTAAAATCCTATATCGACTATAGGAAGTGA